A section of the Mycolicibacterium anyangense genome encodes:
- a CDS encoding amidohydrolase family protein yields the protein MTLARRTSWSLVMSASATTSVCARAPRARPRGDSSAGAMSVTGVSTMPPPQEQPSDTGIGNPTTDCHVGPVLPALPYCHSPPVVERCFSRPTLIGARMAGPVGLPVIDTMIGFPHEGFDQYDFIRRQTKDRESKENFEFPVEYMFKDVPKDLPTDDPVSLLLAQMDRFGIEKAVVGVSDPSADKALKLFGDRFVPSGAVSDPNDVMGSVAAIRREYEQYGIRATSVFPSGTFPQVPIDDPKMYPIYATCVELGIPIFVCAGVPGPRIPFKPQEVSRIDIVMFDFPDLVFVTRHGCEPWEDLAVKLMLKWPNLYYSTSAFAPKYYPKAIIDYANSRGADKVLYAGYFPMGLSLERIFRDLPNVPFKDEVWPKFLYGNAARILGLEN from the coding sequence ATGACCTTGGCCCGTCGCACCAGCTGGTCGCTGGTCATGTCGGCCAGCGCGACCACATCGGTCTGCGCACGGGCGCCACGAGCGCGGCCGCGCGGGGATTCCTCGGCGGGCGCGATGTCGGTGACAGGGGTGTCGACGATGCCGCCTCCTCAAGAACAACCTTCTGACACTGGCATCGGCAATCCTACGACAGACTGCCACGTCGGCCCAGTTCTCCCAGCTCTGCCGTATTGCCATTCGCCCCCTGTGGTAGAACGATGTTTCAGTAGACCAACCCTGATCGGAGCGCGCATGGCCGGACCTGTCGGTCTCCCGGTAATCGACACGATGATCGGATTTCCTCATGAGGGCTTCGATCAGTACGACTTCATCCGCCGGCAGACCAAGGACCGCGAGTCCAAGGAGAACTTCGAGTTCCCGGTCGAGTACATGTTCAAAGACGTCCCCAAGGACCTGCCCACCGACGACCCCGTGTCACTGCTGCTGGCGCAGATGGATCGGTTCGGCATCGAGAAAGCCGTCGTCGGCGTCAGCGACCCGTCCGCGGACAAGGCACTCAAGCTCTTCGGCGACCGTTTCGTCCCGTCCGGAGCGGTCTCGGACCCCAACGACGTCATGGGATCGGTGGCCGCGATCCGCCGGGAGTACGAGCAATACGGCATCCGGGCCACGTCGGTGTTCCCGTCCGGAACCTTCCCACAAGTGCCCATCGACGACCCGAAGATGTACCCGATCTACGCCACCTGCGTCGAACTGGGCATCCCGATCTTCGTGTGCGCCGGAGTACCGGGTCCGCGAATCCCGTTCAAACCGCAGGAAGTCTCGCGCATCGACATCGTGATGTTCGATTTCCCCGACCTGGTGTTCGTCACCCGGCACGGCTGCGAACCATGGGAGGACCTGGCCGTCAAGCTGATGCTGAAGTGGCCGAATCTGTACTACTCGACCTCGGCGTTCGCCCCGAAGTACTACCCGAAGGCGATCATCGACTACGCGAACTCCCGCGGTGCCGACAAAGTCCTCTACGCGGGCTACTTCCCAATGGGCCTGTCACTGGAGCGGATCTTCCGCGATCTGCCTAACGTCCCCTTCAAGGACGAAGTCTGGCCGAAGTTCCTGTACGGCAATGCCGCCCGCATCCTCGGTCTGGAGAATTAA
- a CDS encoding TetR family transcriptional regulator translates to MTSDQLVRRAKVIEEVIGLIGEVGADAVQMRDVAQRSGVALATVYRYFSSKENLLAAALEDWQRRLTRRMQSGAAPGTDPLPGVLDYLQRAQRAFARNPQMTALMLQMMASTDPEVKPIIEQMERNNAEMFNRLLDGLAPEAISNVSFGLNTALSGALGGLLVGRLTLADSLARVEWVARTLLDEKHAPRQ, encoded by the coding sequence ATGACCAGCGACCAGCTGGTGCGACGGGCCAAGGTCATCGAAGAGGTGATCGGCCTGATCGGCGAGGTGGGTGCCGACGCAGTCCAGATGCGCGACGTCGCCCAACGCTCCGGGGTGGCACTGGCGACCGTGTACCGCTACTTCAGTTCCAAGGAGAACCTGCTGGCGGCCGCACTCGAGGACTGGCAGCGGCGGCTGACCCGCCGTATGCAGTCCGGCGCCGCACCGGGCACGGATCCGCTGCCGGGCGTGCTCGACTACCTGCAGCGCGCGCAGCGGGCATTCGCCCGTAATCCCCAGATGACGGCGTTGATGTTGCAGATGATGGCCTCCACCGACCCGGAGGTGAAACCCATCATCGAGCAGATGGAGCGCAACAATGCGGAGATGTTCAACCGCCTACTGGACGGCCTTGCCCCCGAGGCGATTTCGAACGTCAGCTTTGGTTTGAACACGGCACTCAGTGGCGCATTGGGCGGGCTACTCGTCGGGCGGCTGACGTTGGCGGACTCGCTGGCGCGCGTCGAGTGGGTGGCCCGGACCCTGCTGGACGAGAAGCACGCCCCGCGCCAATAG